One genomic segment of Camelus ferus isolate YT-003-E chromosome 19, BCGSAC_Cfer_1.0, whole genome shotgun sequence includes these proteins:
- the NCOA6 gene encoding nuclear receptor coactivator 6 isoform X5 has translation MVLDDLPNLEDIYTSLCSSTVEDSEMDFDSGLEDDDSKSDSILEDSTIFVAFKGNIDDKDFKWKLDTILENVPNLLHMESSKLKVQKVEPWNSVRVTFNIPREAAERLRILAQSNNQQLRDLGILSVQIEGEGAINLALAQNRSQDVRMNGPMGTGNPVRMEAGFSMAGGPGLIRMSSPATVMISQGGNMSSSMMAPGPNSELQPRTPRPASQSDAMDPLLSGLHLQQQSHPSGSLAPPHHPMQPVPVNRQINPANFPQLQQQQQQQLQARPPQQHPQQQPQGIRPQFTAPTQVPVPPGWNQLPSGALQPPPAQGSLGTMTANQGWKKAPLPGPMQQQLQARPSLATVQTPSHPPPPYPFGSQQASQAHTNFPQMSNPGQFTAPQMKSLQGGPSRVPTPLQQPHLTNKSPASSPSSFQQGSPASSPTVNQTQQQMGPRPPQNNPLPQGFQQPVSSPGRNPMVQQGNVPPNFMVMQQQPPNQGPQSLHPGLGGQANPNFMQGQVPSTTATTPGNSGAPQLQANQNVQHAGGQGAGPPQNQMQVSHGPPNMMQPSLMGIHGNMNSQQAGSSGVPQVNLGNMQGQPQQGPPSQLMSMHQQIVPSQGQMVQQQGTLNPQNPMILSRAQLMPQGQMMVNPQSQNLGPSPQRMTPPKQMLPQQGPQMMAPHNQMMGPQGQVLLQQNPMIEQIMTNQMQGNKQQFNTQNQSSVMPGPAQIMRGPTPNMQGNMVQFTGQMSGQMLPQQGPVNNSPSQVMGIQGQVLRPPGPSPHMAQQHGDPATTANNDVSLSQMMPDVSMQQTNMVPPHVQAMQGNSASGNHFSGHGMPFSAPFSGAPNGNQMSCGQNPGFPVNKDVTLTSPLLVNLLQSDISAGHFGVNNKQNNTNANKPKKKKPPRKKKNSQQDLNTPDTRPAGLEEADQQPLPGEQGINLDNSGPKLPEFSNRPPGYPSQPVEQRPLQQMPPQLMQHVAPPPQPPQQQPQPQLPPPPPQQPQPPSQPQSQQQQQQQQQQMMMMLMMQQDPKSVRLPVSQSVHPPRGPLNPDSQRMPMQQSGSVPVMVSLQGPASVPPSPDKQRMPMPVNTPLGSNSRKMVYPENPQNPSSSPLGEMSSLPEASGSEVPSVSGGPNNMPSHLVVSQNQLMMTGPKPGPSPLSAAQGATPQQPPVNSLPSSHGHHFPNVAAPTQTSRPKTPNRASPRPYYPQTPNNRPPSTEPSEISLSPERLNASIAGLFPPQINIPLPPRPNLNRGFDQQGLNPTTLKAIGQAPSNLTMNNSSNFAAPQTHKLDSVVVNSGKQSNSGATKRASPSNSRRSSPGSSRKTTPSPGRQNSKAPKLTLASQTNAALLQNVELPRNVLVNPTPLANPPVPGNFPNNSGLNPQNSTMPVAAVGGVLEDNKESLNVPQDSDCQNSQGRKEQVNVELKAVPAQEVKIVVPEDQSKKDGQPSDPNKLPSVEENKNLVSPAMREAPTSLSQLLDNSGAPNVTIKPPGLTDLEVTPPVVSGEDLKKASVIPTLQDPSSSKEPSNSLNLPHSNEPCSTLVHPEMSEVSSSVAPSIPQVMSRPVSSSSISTPLPPNQITVFVTSNPITTSANTSAALPTHLQSALMSTVVTMPNVGSKVMVSEGQSAAQSNARPQFITPVFINSSSIIQVMKGSQPSTIPAAPLTTNSGLMPPSVAVVGPLHIPQSIKFSSAPVLPNAPSSSPAPNIQTGRPLVLNSRATPVQLPSPPCTTSPVVPPHLPVQQVKELNSDETSPQVSTSADQSTLPSSQSTTVVSPLLTNSPGSSVNRRSPVSSSKGKGKVDKIGQILLTKACKKVTGTLEKGEEQYGADGETEGPGLETAAPGLVGTEQLSTELDSKTPTPPAPTLLKMTSSPVGPGSASAGPSLPGSTLPTNVRSIVTTLVPSELISAAPTTKNNHVGIASEPLAGGLVEEKVGSHPELLPSIAPSQSLVPKEAPATALQGSVARPELEANAAIVSGQSSEPKEVIEKSKTPSRRNSRTEEPTVASENVENGHRKRSSRPASASSSTKDITSVVQSKRRKSK, from the exons gattAATAAGGATGAGCAGCCCTGCCACTGTTATGATATCCCAAGGTGGAAACATGTCATCTTCCATGATGGCACCAGGCCCCAATTCAGAACTGCAGCCCAGGACTCCTCGCCCTGCTTCTCAGTCAG ATGCAATGGATCCACTCCTCTCTGGGCTACATTTACAGCAGCAGAGTCATCCCTCAGGATCTTTAGCTCCCCCGCACCACCCAATGCAGCCCGTCCCTGtgaacagacagataaacccaGCTAATTTTCCCCAGctgcagcaacagcagcagcagcagttgcAGGCAAGACCCCCACAGCAACATCCGCAGCAACAGCCACAGGGAATTCGACCCCAGTTTACTGCCCCAACTCAGGTGCCTGTTCCTCCAGGCTGGAACCAGCTGCCTTCTGGAGCCCTtcagcctcctccagcccagggTTCTCTGGGCACAATGACTGCAAATCAAGGGTGGAAGAAGGCTCCCTTGCCTGGCCCAATGCAACAGCAACTCCAGGCAAGACCATCCTTAGCCACGGTACAGacaccttcccaccctccccctccatatCCCTTTGGCAGCCAGCAAGCCTCACAAGCCCATACAAACTTTCCTCAGATGAGCAATCCAGGCCAGTTCACAGCTCCTCAGATGAAGAGCTTGCAGGGAGGGCCCTCCAGGGTCCCAACCCCCCTGCAGCAGCCCCACCTCACCAACAAGTCTCCTgcttcctcaccctcctccttccAGCAGGGATCCCCTGCATCCTCCCCAACGGTTAACCAAACTCAGCAGCAGATGGGACCAAGGCCACCTCAAAATAACCCACTTCCCCAGGGATTTCAGCAGCCCGTCAGCTCTCCGGGTCGGAATCCTATGGTTCAACAGGGAAACGTGCCACCTAACTTCATGGTGATGCAGCAGCAGCCACCAAATCAGGGGCCACAGAGTTTACATCCAGGCCTAGGAG GACAGGCCAATCCGAACTTTATGCAAGGTCAGGTGCCTTCGACCACAGCAACTACCCCTGGGAATTCAGGAGCCCCTCAGCTGCAAGCAAATCAAAATGTCCAGCATGCAg gtggtcAAGGAGCTGGTCCTCCTCAAAACCAGATGCAGGTGTCCCACGGGCCACCAAATATGATGCAGCCCAGCCTCATGGGAATTCATGGCAACATGAACAGCCAACAGGCTGGTAGTTCTGGGGTTCCTCAGGTGAACCTGGGCAACATGCAAGGCCAGCCCCAGCAGGGCCCACCATCTCAGCTGATGAGCATGCACCAGCAGATCGTGCCCTCCCAAGGCCAGATGGTCCAGCAACAAGGAACCTTGAACCCTCAGAACCCTATGATCCTTTCAAGGGCCCAGCTTATGCCGCAGGGTCAGATGATGGTGAATCCTCAGAGCCAAAATCTTGGGCCCTCACCCCAGAGGATGACCCCACCCAAGCAGATGCTTCCCCAGCAGGGCCCACAAATGATGGCGCCACATAACCAGATGATGGGGCCTCAGGGGCAAGTTTTGCTCCAACAGAACCCGATGATAGAGCAGATCATGACCAATCAGATGCAGGGGAATAAGCAACAATTTAACACTCAGAACCAATCCAGTGTCATGCCGGGACCAGCACAGATAATGAGGGGACCAACTCCAAATATGCAAGGAAACATGGTGCAGTTTACGGGACAGATGTCAGGACAGATGCTGCCCCAGCAAGGGCCCGTGAACAACAGTCCATCTCAGGTTATGGGGATTCAGGGGCAGGTCTTGCGGCCACCAGGGCCCAGCCCACACATGGCCCAGCAGCATGGCGATCCTGCTACTACAGCAAATAATGATGTCAGCTTGTCTCAGATGATGCCTGATGTTAGCATGCAACAAACCAACATGGTCCCCCCGCATGTGCAGGCCATGCAGGGAAACAGTGCCTCGGGGAACCACTTCTCAGGCCATGGGATGCCTTTCAGTGCACCTTTCAGTGGAGCACCCAATGGAAATCAGATGTCCTGTGGTCAGAATCCAGGCTTCCCGGTCAATAAGGATGTCACGCTAACAAGCCCATTGTTGGTCAACTTATTGCAGAGTGATATCTCTGCAGGCCATTTTGGGGTaaacaataagcaaaataatacCAACGCAAATAAACCGAAGAAGAAGAAACCCCCTCGGAAGAAGAAAAATAGTCAGCAAGATCTAAA cacCCCAGATACTCGCCCAGCTGGTCTGGAAGAAGCTGATCAGCAGCCATTGCCTGGAGAACAAGGAATTAACTTGGACAACTCAGGCCCTAAACTGCCAGAATTTTCAAACCGACCACCAG GTTATCCTTCTCAGCCAGTTGAACAGAGGCCACTTCAGCAGATGCCTCCTCAGCTCATGCAGCATGTGGCACCCCCACCACAGCCACcacagcagcagccacagccacAACTGCCACCACCGCCGCCGCAGCAGCCACAACCTCCCAGTCAGCCACAGtctcagcagcagcaacagcagcagcagcaacaaatgATGATGATGCTCATGATGCAGCAGGACCCCAAATCAGTCAGGCTTCCCGTCTCCCAGAGTGTCCATCCCCCAAGGGGCCCCCTGAACCCAGACTCCCAGAGAATGCCCATGCAGCAGAGTGGCAGTGTGCCTGTCATGGTCAGTTTGCAAGGACCTGCCTCCGTGCCGCCATCACCTGATAAACAGAGAATGCCAATGCCTGTGAATACTCCTTTGGGAAGCAATTCAAGGAAAATGGTATACCCGGAGAACCCCCAGAATCCTTCCAGCTCGCCACTGGGAGAGATGTCCTCGCTCCCTGAAGCAAGTGGCAGTGAAGTACCATCTGTCTCGGGAGGCCCAAATAACATGCCTTCACATTTAGTAGTTTCCCAGAATCAGTTAATGATGACAGGGCCAAAACCTGGACCATCACCCCTTTCAGCAGCTCAAGGTGCAACTCCCCAGCAGCCCCCTGTAAATTCCCTGCCCAGCTCTCATGGCCACCACTTTCCAAATGTGGCTGCTCCAACCCAAACATCTAGGCCTAAAACACCAAACAGAGCCAGCCCCAGACCCTATTATCCTCAGACACCCAACAACCGCCCTCCCAGCACAGAACCTTCAGAAATCAGTCTGTCACCAGAAAGACTCAATGCCTCCATAGCAGGACTCTTCCCCCCACAGATTAATATTCCCTTACCTCCCAGGCCAAATTTAAACAGGGGCTTTGATCAACAGGGCCTAAATCCAACAACTTTGAAGGCCATTGGGCAAGCACCTTCAAATCTTACCATGAATAATTCTTCCAATTTTGCTGCCCCACAAACTCACAAATTAGATTCTGTGGTGGTGAATTCTGGAAAGCAGTCTAATTCTGGAGCAACAAAACGGGCAAGTCCAAGCAACAGTCGCAGGTCTAGTCCTGGGTCAAGTAGGAAAACCACCCCAAGTCCTGGGAGACAAAATTCAAAAGCCCCTAAACTTACTCTGGCCTCTCAAACAAACGCAGCCCTGTTGCAAAATGTGGAGTTGCCAAGAAATGTACTGGTCAATCCCACTCCTTTGGCCAATCCCCCTGTACCTGGGAACTTCCCTAACAACAGTGGGCTGAATCCTCAGAATTCTACCATGCCTGTGGCTGCAGTGGGAGGTGTTCTCGAGGATAACAAGGAGAGCTTGAACGTGCCTCAGGACAGCGATTGCCAGAATTCCCAGGGTAGGAAGGAGCAGGTAAATGTTGAGCTAAAAGCGGTCCCTGCCCAAGAAGTTAAAATAGTTGTCCCTGAAGATCAATCCAAAAAAGATGGGCAACCTTCGGATCCTAACAAGCTTCCCAGTGTCGAAGAGAACAAAAATTTGGTGTCTCCTGCTATGAGGGAAGCACCAACATCGTTAAGTCAACTTCTTGACAACTCTGGAGCTCCTAATGTGACCATTAAACCCCCTGGGCTTACAGATCTGGAAGTGACACCTCCAGTAGTTTCTGGGGAGGACCTGAAAAAAGCATCTGTCATTCCCACACTGCAGGATCCGTCTTCTTCTAAAGAACCCTCTAATTCCCTAAATTTACCTCACAGTAACGAGCCGTGTTCAACCCTTGTGCATCCAGAAATGAGTGAGGTCAGTTCCAGTGTTGCACCAAGCATCCCTCAAGTAATGTCAAGACCTGTCAGCTCTTCCTCCATTTCCACCCCTTTGCCCCCAAATCAGATAACTGTTTTTGTAACTTCCAATCCCATCACAACTTCAGCTAACACATCAGCAGCTCTGCCAACTCACTTGCAGTCTGCATTAATGTCAACAGTCGTCACAATGCCCAATGTGGGTAGCAAGGTTATGGTTTCTGAGGGACAGTCAGCTGCTCAGTCAAATGCCCGGCCTCAGTTCATTACACCTGTCTTTATCAATTCATCCTCAATAATTCAGGTTATGAAAGGATCACAGCCAAGCACAATTCCTGCAGCCCCACTGACAACCAACTCTGGCTTGATGCCTCCCTCTGTTGCAGTTGTTGGCCCTTTACACATACCTCAGagtataaaattttcttctgctcctGTACTGCCTAATGCCCCCTCTAGTAGTCCCGCTCCAAACATACAGACAGGTCGACCTTTGGTCCTTAACTCACGAGCCACCCCTGTtcagcttccttcccctccttgtaCAACTTCTCCAGTTGTCCCTCCTCATCTCCCTGTCCAGCAAGTGAAAGAATTGAATTCAGATGAGACTAGTCCTCAGGTGAGCACCTCAGCAGATCAGAGCACTCTGCCCTCTTCACAGTCAACCACGGTGGTTTCTCCCCTTTTGACCAATAGTCCAGGCTCTTCTGTCAACCGGCGAAGCCCAGTCTCATCTAGTAAGGGCAAAGGAAAAGTGGACAAAATCGGCCAGATTTTGCTGACCAAGGCATGTAAGAAAGTTACAGGCACTCTTGAGAAAGGGGAAGAGCAGTATGGTGCAGATGGAGAGACTGAAGGCCCAGGGCTAGAGACCGCAGCTCCAGGGCTTGTGGGAACAGAGCAGTTATCCACAGAGCTGGACAGTAAAACCCCAACACCCCCAGCACCCACTCTGCTAAAAATGACCTCTAGCCCTGTGGGCCCAGGCTCCGCTTCAGCAGGACCCAGCTTACCTGGCAGTACTCTCCCCACCAATGTACGCTCGATAGTAACCACTCTGGTACCCTCTGAGCTCATCTCCGCGGCGCCGACCACAAAAAACAATCATGTTGGCATAGCATCTGAGCCACTTGCGGGTGGCCTAGTGGAGGAGAAGGTGGGATCTCATCCAGAGCTTCTACCCAGCATAG CCCCTTCACAGAGTTTAGTCCCAAAGGAAGCTCCAGCCACAGCACTGCAGGGGTCTGTTGCCAGACCAG AACTCGAGGCAAATGCTGCCATAGTCTCTGGACAAAG CAGTGAGCCCAAAGAGGTAATTGAAAAGTCCAAAACTCCAAGCCGAAGAAACTCCCGAACTGAAGAGCCAACTGTGGCTTCTGAAAATGTGGAAAATGGGCATCGTAAGCGATCCTCTCGGCCTGCTTCAGCCTCCAGCTCTACTAAAG ACATAACCAGTGTGGTGCAATCCAAGCGAAGAAAATCCAAGTAA